The nucleotide sequence TGAGTCCTTGGAATACCTGTTCGAGAGCCTGAAACAGTTCTCTAGTCGTGCCGGTCAGCACGATGATGTCACGGTAGTGGTGTTAAGGGTCCCGCAATAATTCGGTCGCGCTGACTCCTACTTGTTCTTTGGTGGAACCTTTGCGCCCTTCTTACGCGCTTCCGAGAGCCCAATTGCAATTGCCTGCTTGCGGCTTTTCACCCGACCCGCTTTACCTCGCTTTCCCGAGCGAAGCGTGCCGCGTTTTCTGCGGCGCATGGCGCTCCCGACGGTCTTGCTTGCACCTCTACTGTAGCGGCGCCCTGACTTCTTGCGTGATCTGCTCTTCTTTCTTGCCGGCATTCTTTTCCCCCGGCACTTGGATTAACTCCGTCATGGAGAGGTTGTGCGTCGCGCATCTTTATCGTTAAGCCCCCCGCATGGCAAACCTCAAACAAGCAGAGTGAAATCGCCTTTGGAGAAACTGCCTG is from Terriglobales bacterium and encodes:
- a CDS encoding DUF6496 domain-containing protein, producing the protein MPARKKSRSRKKSGRRYSRGASKTVGSAMRRRKRGTLRSGKRGKAGRVKSRKQAIAIGLSEARKKGAKVPPKNK